ccctgtgtgttgtttgtgtttggatcctgtgatgatcttgaactttgtgttcgggggagcagatgactaggtgaattacGTTACAGAACCTTGTGCTAAAGGACattgggacacaatgctctgataggatgtgatatTGGGATataagtttctatattaattgtatgaagtcttaaacgaccttgtttgagccaagatgactttattattgatttagacatatttgaatatgatgtaaaagaaagtaaatgtgagccttttaccctgttgaaagactttttttttaaatgtgtttttaaaaaaatttcaattaattatattttcttttccttttattagtacatatatctATTGGGTAATGGGTGTCACACTATGAATTATGCTATGGTGCTACAtttgtgtctttgatttgtagGAGAAAGAGAGAACCTTCTTCAATGCTTTGGCGTGTAACTTGTCTATTGCCTAACTCAAATTGTATATTAGTATTGTTATTTCAAGAGATGGAATACTTATTCAAGTGAAGTTGTAAGCGAATAAATAAAGatgaatattttcttaattaatcatttaataaattaaggttACAAtgcatttttaactaattaagggTAGATTTGTTCTGTCAAATTAATCACGTCTACACTATTTTTTGTTCAGTTAGAGACAAAAATTCACTTTatcttttttcctataaaaaatagAGTAGTTGCAATATGAGAACATTAAGCATTAGACAAGGTACCCATATATATGACGAATATTCGCAAGGTGTTGAGGGATATAAACTTAGTGTTCAAGAGCTAGTTGGCCCAAATCTGATTTCATTGGAGAGTGGTTGTGGTAAAGGGACCAAAGCGAAAGTGAGAGAACCACTGATTAATATCTCCAAGCATATGCCAATGCAATGGTTCTAAGTTGAGATTTGGAAAACTACACATTGGGTTTGGTTTGGTGTGCCTTACCTAGATGAGACATGTCACAACTTGATCTCAACTTTAATGTCCCCTCGACTAAGAAGAAtaaataactaagaaaaaagaaagaaagcaccTATACCcaacaacaaattaaaactaGATGTCCAGTACAAAaacttttgattttaatatttgcCCACTTTATTTCAGCTTCTCTATAAAACTAGAAATCTCTTTAATTAATctttagaaaattttattttaaaacttgtttatgaaaaaaaaaattacttttaagaaattttcaataattatattttgtccagttttttttttaatatcctttataatatgaaatttattcaagttggataaaattattatgtgaagtttttttcatttaaggaaaatcttgaaaaaatttcattaaataaaaatgcatgAGTAACCTTAAATGGAaggatataaaatttaatgtatatatagATTGTTAATGTTAAAAAGTTTAtgacttaattaatttaaaggaTTTGTTTTCTTAATCCCTCAAAAAGATTGCATTTGTAGTcgcttaaattaaaaaataactctcTTTTTAATCATtcccttcaaataaaaaattgcatttttagtcccttaaatTTTTGGGAACGGATTAAAAAGAACAATTTTGgaatttgaaactaaaaatacaatTGTTAATTTAGAGGACTAAAAAACTTCtaatttgagaaattaaaaacattattaagcCAAAAGATTAACACAAATAGTTCATCAAAGTTTACTTTGTTGCCATATTATActaatgaatatatttatgtaaatttattttttatatattaacaatGTATGAATTAAATTCAAGAACATATACCGCTAATGCCTTTAATTTAGGTTTAATGTCATATTTTTGCTGATTCTAGTTTGACTTGTTATTAAAGATGTttccgatgttaatatatgatGCCGTTAAAGAATACTCATCGAATGAAAGATGgaaaaaatttacacttaaaAAGGCTAAAATCGTTGAGAATGCATGAAAAGGGTGGGTCTCACTTTTCCTCAAAGGTCTAAAATGCTTAGTGGACTATAAATAAGGTGTCAAATTCCTCCTTTTGAGGTTTCTATATCTAATTctctcaacaacaaaaaagtttCTACATATATCTGATGTTTCAAACTATTAAAATGGAGAAAACCCATGTGACCGTACTTGGTTGGAATAAGTTCCTTGTAGAAGTTGTACGTTTCTCAAGAAATTTATATACCATGTCAAAAAtcgataatttatatttttttaacgaatcgataatatatatagatatatactAGTACTActagtatatatttatattaaattgacCATGTCTTTTGAGTATCTCTTTCTCATtcgtcaaataaaataaatacacccAGTTAATAAGTATTTTCTTTGCTTTAGCtctgaaaaaaaattctttgtttTGAGAAGTaatattttctctcttatttataaatttatctaaAGTGCTTTgcagaaaacaagaaataaGACAAGTAAAAAGGACAGGTGGTTTGTGTTCAATAAAAGCACATTTCTATCAGACAAAAGAgagaacaaattaaatttaagtatagATTCCACCACCTATCAGTCCCAATTATATATTCCTCATATTCCAAAATCTTAATGTTATTCTTTCAAATTCTTATCAACTTGATTAATAATACCATACATATGATGAAATTGCACAGTGGCCTATCTAACAGTACTATAGGTGCAGCATCttattggatatatatatatatatatatatatattaaataatgtaaCTTTTAGTACAAAGGTTGACGCAAATACTTGAAAGAGCCTTGTTCCTtgagatattatatatatttggagAAGCATTCTTAGTCCCGGCAACAAATTAAACAGCATGTATAACATGTTTGGGTGGAGACCTCGGAAAAACAAACTTCCTAAAGCTTTGTCTGTAAGTGCCAACTTCTTTTTCCTAAGTGCAATGCATAAATACTCATCAACAAATGAGTTCATGTATTTGGTTTATTAGTTTCACCTTAAACTTTTTGTTTCATGGATGTAGATAGTGGAACTTAAGGTGCATATGGATTGCCAAGGATGTGAAGAAAGAATTAGAAGGGCAATCTCCAAATTGAATGGCAAGAACCATGCATGCACACATTGccctttaatttttcttgtctATTTGTCTTTGGAATACACAATCTGATGCAAACTCTAGATATCTGTCCCTACAAACAATTACACAATatgtttaaaatgattaaattaaccGTCAAACTTTCCAATCTTTCAATTTTATATGATTTGCttagttttcattttcatagataattgactaattattaCGCGTCACCATGTTAGGGTGCTgatttaattatgtataaataaagaaattattatatgatcgGAAACTTCCACTTATACATAATCCCAATCAACTTCTATGTGCTTAAAATATtcaacaattatatattatttagagATTGACAAAACTAAACATACATGTGATGTTAGACTACACAATAATTTCTCATACATACAACCAAAGTGTCACCCTAAAACAGTGTGAAACACGCATTTATGTATATAACTTCAACCCCTAATTTTATACACTATCCCACatccattttgttttttgtttttttttttttgtgggataaaagaaagataaagcaaaacaaaaagtccttttttattcaataaaaggAAGAGTGTGGGGTTAgggtaagaaaattatttatttgagaaattaaacattattataACTTAATTTGTTATTAACTGGTCAAAAGTATGGGTTCATGAGGTGTGAAATTTTGCATGCAGGAATTGATAGCTTGGATATAGACATGGATCAACAAAAGGTGACAGTGACTGGGTATGTGGAGAAAGGGAAGGTATTAAGGATTGTTAGAAGAACAGGAAGAAAGGCAGAATATTGGCCATTCCCTTATGATAGTGAATACTACCCATATGCCTCTGAATACTTGGATGAGTCTACTTTTGCTTCTTCCTATAATTACTACAGGCATGGTTACAATGAGAGTGTTTATGGCTATTTTCCTGATCAAGCATACTGTACGGTCCAGGACGAAACAGTGTTTCTCTTTAGTGATGACAACGTTCATGCACCCTGCACTATCATGTGAACTATTATTCAATTGAGTGTGCTCATATATAGTCATAATTAATGAAGTTATATGTGTGAAAGTTTtgcagcaaaagaaaataaaaggggaGTTGATATGGTGCCTTGAGAAATTTAGCGATAGTCATCTTTTGGATTAATACTTGAATAAATTTGGATacacgaaaaaaataaaaaacagagtTTCTCAATAATATATAGCATCAAAATCATTCAATTTCCGGAGGATATCATAGAATTTCTcaaataaaatttctatttgaataattatagcttgttttgaaacaaataatatattttcggTTTAATTATACGATTGGTCtcttaattataaatagaaattcaaTAAGATccctcaattattaaaaaattcaataaagttcttaaattatttaaaatactacaattatgtttttttcattaactcttgttagtttgattgataaaaaaaattaaataaacatttttacattaattatatgagCAATCGatgtaaaattatctttttacatTGGCCACATGGATCTCATTTTTTCATCGGTTGTATtgataattaatgtaaatttttttgttttgcattggTTGTATAGATAGTCAatgtaaaaatgtttattttcgtTAAAAGAAGATACAATAGtaagatttttaataattagagTGAGtatcttattaaaaattttaataattgattagGGATTCAATttaaccttcttttttttttgcaatggatcccattgaatttttcttttaagaaattcaattgaatttttaattatgattaaagGATCCGTTGTATAATTAAGCTATATTATTTCAGTACAGAGATGAACTTTTacatagattaaaaataaatctttacACTGGTTGTACATCTGTTATAGATTTCAGTCAGTATAGAATGTAACATTTTATATTGGACATTGAACAGatgtaataaatactttttcCGTCGATTAATTGTTTCAACTAATTATATCTTGTTTTGAAACTGAGCAATATATTATTGTCTCATCACTATGGTCATTTCGCGGGGAGAATTGGAAATTTTGAATCATAAATGAGAAGTGAATGGGCGAAGCAAGCTCAATGAAGGAGTAATGAAGGAGTGGGGTTAGAGAGAGGTTGAACTGGGGGATTTGCATCAGGTATCTGGAATTGAAATTACGTGACAGTATGTGCAAAGAACTAGGAGGTGAGTGGTGCgataaaagtttaaaatgaaactttttacATCAATTAAAAGATAGAAATATAAGTGCGAAAAAGGTTTAAGATGCATATTATTTTTAcagtaatttttatataacagttgtaaaaatacattataaaatttatttttttactattgtcatcttttaataattaactcactctaacctTTAGATCATaaaaaggcttaaatatattttttatttttgttatatatttaatttttgcgtttgatctttgataaatttttcatttgaatCGGCTccctaatattttcaaaagttttgTCTTATATTTCTATCGTCAGTTAAGTGGTAACATGTccgttaaatatttgataacacGATTTGTGACAGTTTAAAAATCGTCAgtatttgtttcaaaatcaaatttaaattatctgGCAGTTAAGAACCGCCAAAATCaattaaagtgaaaaatatataaaccctTGTTGTTGATAGTTCCCAAGTATGACCCAGGCCCACCGCTCAGCTCAACGTTATCACCATCGTTCATCAACATCAGATAGCCCACCTTCCTCCTAACCCCATCCTCACCATTCAGAAAATGTCACGTCATCGTGGGAACATCCACCAACCCCTCCAAAAAAATAACACGGCCTGAGGTAGTATCATGAAAGTGGTCCCGCTGTCAACAACCACGCCATTGTCGCCTCTGCGGTCCACCCTCCACAGCTTCTTTGACACCGAAATAGTCCTCTTCTTGATAAAGATTCACACTCATCGGAGTCATCGTAGCGATCGAGAATGAGTGGACTCGATTTGTGAAGTTGTTCTTTGTTGAAAGAGCGAGGGGGAGAAAGAGGGCGAGGGCGAGGTGGAGACTAGAGTTCTCAATTTTGTTGCCATGGGAGCCGATGATGAAGAATGGTGGAGGCCAATTCGGTTGCGGGCGTGGATGAATGAGATGGTGGAGTCGGGGACATTGGAGTTGTTGACAACGATAGTGGAGGTGGAGGTGGATTTGTTGGTGGAAGCTCGTAGTAGGATGCTCTGGCAAGCGACGGTGATGGAACGAGGGATGGAGAGTGAGGAGAAGTGTGTGAGAGAAGGAATGAAACTGAAGAGACTTGAATCCCAAATGGAGTGAGCAGAGGGTTAGGGTTTGTGGAATTGGGGGTGTATGGAAGGGTAATTGAGTTGAAACAAATATTGGTGATTTTTAACAAATACTGACGATCTTTTAGCCGTCACAAATTGCACTATCAAATATTTAACGAACATGTCATTACTTAACTGACAATAAAGATataaaacaaaacttttcaaatattaggGAACCGATTCGAAGGAAAAAATTATCAtggattaaacaaaaaattcaaatatatatcatgaatcaaaaacatatttaagccttataaaaattaaaataaagataaagatgaaGAGTAACACTTTTAGTAGCCACACACAAAAAGTGCAATTCCTTAGAAGTGATTGTTTAAGGTTAAATCAAGTTGCATCCATAAAAGATTTAAAGTTAAATCGAATTACATCGATAAAAAGTCTTTGATATGATTACTTAAGACAGATTCTTAATAAATGAATGTAAACTCCTTTTCAAGGTTATaacacattatttttctaataaactaattttttggttaaaaataaaagataataatacatgaatattattaaaagtaaaaaaaaaggtaacagTTTACTAATTCATCTTTCCAAAAGTAGTAGCATTAGGTACTCGGAATTGATGATTCtcataattttgtataaaaatatttactagttGAAAAGTACTTCCACTACTAGAATATGGGTTTTTTATGACGGTTAATAAGGGCTTTCAACGACGGTTGCAAATCGTCGTTGTATATTGTATTGTTAAAAGTAAAATGCTTTTTATGACGGTTATTTTAACAATCGTCTTTGAAAATTACAATCATTCAGAGACGGTTATTAGTTaagaaccgtctttgaatgttgcGTCTGCTTCGACATTCAACGACGATTATTTGCTAATAACCGTTTTTGAATGTTATGTCTTATTTGACATTTAAAGATGGTTATTTGCTAATAACCTTCTTTGAATGTTGTGTCTGATTGGACATTTAAAGACGGTTATTCAGACGGTTATttgaataaccgtctttgaatgttgtgTCTAATTTGATATTCAAAGACGGTCATTAGTTGAGAATCTTCTTTGAATGCTGTGTCGGCTTCGACATTCAAAGATGATTATttgctaataaccgtctttaaaaaaaattaggtgaaAATAAGGTATCTAAATAATTGCATTTTTTCACCCTTTTGGAGCTACAAGCAGTGGAATCATCAGAAGCTTTAGCCTTGGAGAAGCTCAAGATTCTTAAGGAGAATGCCATGAAAGACAGAATTAGTAATGTAACAAAGCCTAGTttgttaattatcattttttcacCCTTTAAATTTCTCTCTATCAAAAATAAATCTGCTTGAGTATTTTAcgatacttatatattttaattttctctaaGTGATTTATAATATAATGGTTATCtatgaaacatttttcttttttttcagaaaaaaaaatgtatcattAATAGGAAGAGGTCACGTGTACAAAGGTACCCAACCCTTACTTTACCAgtcccaaaaaagaaaaacctatCCTCTAGTAAACAACagatattttctttcttaccTATAAACCAATTGTTCCTAAAACCAAATAAATTCCTAAACTGATAAAAGTATACCCCTAAACCCCCAACAGGAAATCCCCCTCCTATTCCTATCCCaacatattcacatatatatgtGCATGTCACCTAATCCACCAGCCAACTCGTCGTAGACATTAGCAGTTCCGTGACTGCATCAAAAGGCTAGACAAGTTCCAAGGCATGCTGCCCACTGAATGGCAGACCTTGTGCTTctgattaaatttgtttttgctgattaaaaaaaataaaaaatcttccaACAACATGTGTGAGTGTGACTAAGGACCCTCAAATGATACTTTAAATTTCTCTCTATCAAAAATAAATCTGTTTGAGAAACCATGCAGGGAAGGCAAATGAAATTGCTGAGAAGGTAAGTAAGTGACTAACCTAGCTGTAAGGACCGTGGAGAAAGCCTTGCTCTTCACGAACTCCCTGATTCAAAGGAACTTCGAGTCGTAAGAAGAGTTGTCCACGTGCATCGTCGGGTTGATCAAATGGAAGAACAGCGAAGAGGGCTACGTTGCTTCAATGTCAATGTGTTCACTCACAGAACAGGCAAGAGGGGCTAGGGTTCAATGTAACGAAGAAGGGCTAGGACGAAAGGTTTTTTACgggctttgtttttttttaacccaaTTACAAAGGCTTTTTACTAAAACCCGTTGTAAAGTTTATTACAtataacattctaaggcggtttttaataaccgccttagaatgtatgtcgtaaaatgcaaaattttttagaataattacaaaaatgccaccgcgtcACTATTTAAATCGGTTTTCTAAATAACCGTCGTAGCACAGGTGACGTAAAAAGCAATATTTGTAGTAGTGTTCGGATaatcataaaatgaaaaatatactgATGCTAAGACGACAAGTATATACAAGTTGTTGGTGAGATAAAGCTTATATCACCAAACAGTTTTAGCATCAACATATATGAGGAATGGGAATGTCTGGAGTTGGGActttaaatcaataaataataattaaaactatttcAAGATAATACGTACATGTTGGACAATGTTTCTCAAACATAAAATTGAGGCAAAATGTTATCCCTTTGATTTTATGACGTATTTTTaagatatgtatatataaaacatataagTGAAAAATAGAGATAATTATATACAACTAGTTGGTAACCCGTGCGTATGCACAGGTCACTTGTAATTTATTctgtataaattttaatttattcaataaa
This genomic interval from Glycine max cultivar Williams 82 chromosome 5, Glycine_max_v4.0, whole genome shotgun sequence contains the following:
- the LOC100795167 gene encoding heavy metal-associated isoprenylated plant protein 45 encodes the protein MYNMFGWRPRKNKLPKALSIVELKVHMDCQGCEERIRRAISKLNGIDSLDIDMDQQKVTVTGYVEKGKVLRIVRRTGRKAEYWPFPYDSEYYPYASEYLDESTFASSYNYYRHGYNESVYGYFPDQAYCTVQDETVFLFSDDNVHAPCTIM